The proteins below come from a single Vitis vinifera cultivar Pinot Noir 40024 chromosome 9, ASM3070453v1 genomic window:
- the LOC104880229 gene encoding probable disease resistance protein At5g63020 — protein MDCVSPILDVATRLWDCTAKRVVYIRELEKNLNSLERLTKELSNLRTDVMAEVEREEKEEVPQRRRKNEVGGWLSAVQAMEEQVEEILQNGRQEIQQKCLGTCPKNCRSRYRLGKTVTEKINAVTELTDKGHFDVVTDRLPRAPVDERPMGKTVGLDLMFEKVRRCLEDEQVRSIGLYGIGGAGKTTLLKKINNEYFGRSNDFDVVIWVVVSKSISIEKIQEVILKKLTIPEHNWKSSTKEEKAAEIFKLLKAKNFVILLDDMWERLDLLEVGIPDLSDQTKSRVVLLTTRSERVCDEMEVHKRMRVECLTPDEAFSLFCDKVGENILNSHPDIKRLAKIVVEECEGLPLALVVIGRSMASRKTPREWEQALQVLKSYPAEFSGMGDHVFPILKFSYDHLDNHTIKSCFLYCSIFPEDSIIENEELIDLWIGEGFVNKFADVHKARNQGDGIIRSLKLACLLEGDVSESTCKMHDVIRDMALWLSCESGEEKHKSFVLKHVELIEAYEIVKWKEAQRISLWHSNINEGLSLSPRFLNLQTLILRNSNMKSLPIGFFQSMPVIRVLDLSDNRNLVELPLEICRLESLEYLNLTGTSIKRMPIELKNLTKLRCLMLDHVVALEVIPSNVISCLPNLQMFRMLHALDIVEYDEVGVLQELECLEYLSWISITLLTVPAVQIYLTSLMLQKCVRDLCLMTCPGLKVVELPLSTLQTLTVLRFEYCNDLERVKINMGLSRGHISNSNFHNLVKVFIMGCRFLNLTWLIYAPSLEFLSVRASWEMEEIIGSDEYGDSEIDQQNLSIFSRLVTLQLEDLPNLKSIYKRALPFPSLKEINVGGCPNLRKLPLNSNNATNTLKEIAGHPTWWEQLEWEDDNLKRICTPYFKKRY, from the coding sequence ATGGATTGTGTGAGCCCAATCTTGGACGTCGCCACCCGCTTGTGGGATTGCACCGCCAAGCGTGTAGTTTATATTCGTGAGCTTGAAAAAAATCTCAACTCTCTGGAGCGCTTGACGAAGGAACTGAGCAACTTAAGAACGGATGTGATGGCAGAAGTTGAGCGTGAGGAGAAGGAGGAGGTACCACAGCGTAGGCGTAAAAATGAAGTGGGTGGTTGGCTCAGCGCTGTACAAGCCATGGAAGAACAAGTGGAAGAAATATTGCAAAATGGGCGTCAAGAAATCCAACAGAAATGTCTCGGAACCTGTCCCAAGAATTGTAGGTCAAGATACAGGCTGGGGAAGACTGTGACTGAAAAGATTAATGCTGTGACTGAATTAACGGACAAAGGGCATTTTGATGTTGTGACTGATAGGTTGCCTCGTGCTCCGGTGGATGAGAGGCCGATGGGGAAGACTGTGGGCTTAGACTTGATGTTCGAGAAGGTTCGGAGATGCCTGGAAGATGAGCAAGTAAGAAGTATTGGGTTGTATGGAATTGGGGGTGCTGGAAAAACGACCCTCTTGAAGAAAATCAATAATGAGTATTTTGGTAGAAGTAACGATTTTGATGTGGTGATATGGGTAGTGGTGTCGAAATCAATCAGCATAGAGAAAATTCAAGAAGTGATTCTGAAGAAATTAACGATCCCAGAGCACAACTGGAAGAGTAGTACCAAGGAGGAGAAGGCTGCagaaattttcaagttgttgaaaGCCAAAAACTTTGTGATATTGCTTGATGATATGTGGGAGCGACTCGATCTCTTGGAGGTGGGGATCCCTGATTTGAGTGATCAAACGAAGTCCAGAGTAGTACTACTCACTACGAGATCTGAACGAGTATGCGATGAAATGGAAGTTCATAAGAGGATGAGGGTAGAGTGTTTGACACCGGATGAAGCATTTTCTCTGTTCTGTGATAAGGTTGGTGAGAATATCCTGAATTCACATCCGGATATAAAAAGGCTTGCTAAGATTGTTGTTGAAGAATGTGAAGGACTGCCTCTTGCCCTCGTCGTCATTGGGCGATCAATGGCTAGCAGGAAAACTCCTCGGGAATGGGAGCAAGCATTACAAGTGCTGAAGAGTTACCCAGCAGAGTTTTCAGGTATGGGAGATCATGtatttccaattttgaaattcagTTACGATCACTTGGACAATCATACCATCAAATCATGTTTCCTATATTGTTCTATATTCCCTGAAGACAGTATAATTGAGAATGAAGAACTCATAGATCTTTGGATCGGGGAGGGGTTTGTAAACAAATTTGCTGATGTACACAAAGCTCGCAATCAAGGAGATGGGATTATTAGAAGCTTAAAACTTGCGTGTCTCTTGGAAGGTGATGTATCGGAAAGCACTTGTAAGATGCATGATGTGATCCGTGACATGGCTCTTTGGTTATCATGTGAATCTGGGGAAGAAAAGCACAAAAGTTTTGTACTAAAACATGTTGAGTTGATTGAAGCATATGAAATTGTGAAATGGAAAGAAGCTCAACGGATTTCACTATGGCATTCTAATATCAATGAAGGACTCTCTCTATCACCCCGTTTCCTCAATCTCCaaactttgattttgagaaatAGTAACATGAAGTCACTTCCAATTGGATTCTTCCAATCCATGCCTGTCATAAGAGTTTTGGATTTGTCAGACAATAGAAATTTAGTGGAGTTGCCTTTGGAGATTTGCAGATTAGAGAGTTTGGAATATCTGAATCTAACAGGGACGAGTATAAAAAGGATGCCTATAGAACTGAAGAATTTGACAAAACTGAGGTGTTTGATGTTAGACCATGTAGTGGCGCTTGAAGTAATTCCATCAAATGTGATATCTTGCCTTCCAAATTTGCAGATGTTTAGAATGCTGCACGCCTTGGATATTGTAGAATATGATGAAGTTGGAGTGTTGCAGGAGCTGGAGTGCTTGGAATACCTCAGTTGGATAAGTATCACCTTACTTACAGTCCCAGCTGTTCAAATATATCTCACCTCCTTGATGCTGCAAAAGTGCGTACGAGATCTATGCTTGATGACGTGCCCAGGTTTGAAGGTGGTGGAGCTGCCACTTTCGACTTTGCAAACACTCACTGTGCTTCGATTTGAATATTGTAATGATTTGGAACgtgttaaaataaatatgggacTGTCTCGAGGTCATATCTCAAACTCAAACTTCCACAACCTTGTTAAGGTGTTTATTATGGGATGTCGATTCTTGAACCTGACTTGGCTTATTTATGCTCCAAGCCTTGAGTTCCTGTCAGTTCGTGCTAGTTgggaaatggaagaaattatAGGGAGTGATGAGTATGGAGACTCAGAAATTGACCAACAAAATCTCAGCATATTCTCAAGACTTGTGACGTTACAGTTGGAAGATCTCCCAAATCTGAAGAGTATCTACAAGCGAGCTTTGCCATTTCCTTCCCTCAAAGAGATCAATGTGGGTGGTTGTCCAAATCTAAGGAAATTGCCATTGAATTCCAATAATGCCACCAACACTTTAAAAGAAATTGCGGGGCATCCAACCTGGTGGGAGCAGTTGGAGTGGGAGGATGACAACCTCAAGCGCATTTGCACTCCGTATTTCAAAAAAAGGTATTAG
- the LOC100261682 gene encoding uncharacterized protein LOC100261682 yields the protein MLRLTFCSFISFSLSPMINSVKQNIESRLKTRHPKLVEWFRMVELPRIAGFFIPLLKKWSMEYAGSGVAGIILAISCRVAVGKLGSDHISCPLFISSIEDALIDLMNLSHSLVSVDKLYQLATEAGFEREFLYNFGTKIQLSQKSEDVEFWIGLAQKKLAKAIRRESVFSGLQTFQDKVQESNCLATLGIFAFLGRKTRLFFSGMGIKDLDEQVKDFLSYLECGSLFIYPKFSSLSVYQLFMEVVADEIGWLDFYAAFSFGFNQERRSSKPHAIQAEKEIILHTVFTVCCDVFSGFAHFSSSTQQPLNADL from the exons ATGCTACGACTAACATTTTGTTCCTTCATTTCATTCAGCTTGTCCCCAATGATAAACTCGGTCAAGCAAAACATAGAAAGCCGGTTGAAGACAAGGCACCCAAAATTGGTTGAATGGTTTAGAATGGTGGAACTGCCACGTATAGCGGGATTTTTCATTCCATTGTTGAAGAAGTGGTCTATGGAATATGCTGGAAG TGGTGTTGCAGGGATTATTCTGGCTATAAGCTGCCGTGTGGCAGTAGGAAAATTGGGTTCTGACCATATTTCCTGCCCCTTGTTTATATCGTCTATTGAGGACGCATTAATAGATCTCATGAATTTGTCACACAGTCTTGTTTCAGTGGATAAATTGTACCAGTTGGCCACTGAGGCAGGTTTTGAACGGGAGTTCCTGTATAATTTTGGTACAAAGATTCAGCTTAGCCAGAAAAGTGAAGATGTAGAATTTTGGATTGGTTTGGCTCAGAAAAAACTCGCTAAAGCAATTCGCAGAGAAAGTGTATTTTCAGGCCTTCAGACTTTTCAAGACAAG GTTCAAGAGAGTAATTGTCTGGCTACTCTAGGAATTTTTGCATTTCTGGGAAGAAAAACAAGATTATTCTTCTCAGGAATGGGAATAAAGGATCTTGATGAGCAGGTTAAGGACTTCCTCAG TTACTTGGAGTGCGGTAGCCTTTTCATTTACCCCAAGTTTTCTTCACTCTCTGTGTATCAACTTTTCATGGAG GTAGTAGCTGATGAAATTGGATGGCTTGATTTTTATGCTGCATTTTCTTTCGGATTCAATCAAGAGAGAAGGAGTTCCAAACCGCATGCCATCCAAGCAGAGAAAGAGATTATTTTACATACTGTTTTTACGGTTTGCTGTGATGTTTTCTCTGGGTTTGCACATTTCAGCAGTTCAACTCAGCAGCCCTTAAATGCAGACTTGTAG
- the LOC100256586 gene encoding probable disease resistance protein At5g63020, translating to MDCVSPILDVATRLWDCTAKRVVYIRELEKNLNSLERLTKELSNLRTDVMAEVEREEKEEVPQRRRKNEVGGWLSAVQAMEEEVEEILQNGRQEIQQKCLGTCPKNCRSRYRLGKTVTEKINAVTELTDKGHFDVVTDRLPRAPVDERPMGKTVGLDLMFEKVRRCLEDEQVRSIGLYGIGGVGKTTLLRKINNEYFGKSNDFDVVIWVVVSKPISIEKIQEVILKKLTTPEHNWKSSSKEEKTAEIFKLLKAKNFVILLDDMWERLDLLEVGIPDLSDQTKSRVVLTTRSERVCDEMEVHKRMRVECLTPDEAFSLFCDKVGENILNSHPDIKRLAKIVVEECKGLPLALIVIGRSMASMKTPREWEQALQMLKSYPAEFSGMGDHVFPILKFSYDHLYNPIIKSCFLYCSLFPEDHEIWNEELIDLWIGEGFLNKFADIHKARNQGDEIIRSLKLACLLEGDVSEYTCKMHDVIRDMALWLSCESGEENHKSFVLEHVELIEAYEIVKWKEAQRISLWHSNINEGLSLSPRFLNLQTLILRHSNMKSLPIGFFQFMPVIRVLNLSNNANLVELPLEICKLESLEYLNLEWTRIKMMPKELKNLTKLRCLMLDYVEGLEVIPSNVISCLLNLQMFRMMHFFFSDIMEYDAVGVLQEMECLEYLSWISISLFTVPAVQKYLTSLMLQKRIRELNLMACPGLKVVELPLSTLQTLTVLGFDRCDDLERVKINMGLSRGHISNSNFHNLVKVFILGCRFLDLTWLIYAPSLDYGRNYRE from the coding sequence ATGGATTGTGTGAGCCCAATCTTGGACGTCGCCACCCGCTTGTGGGATTGCACCGCCAAGCGTGTAGTTTATATTCGTGAGCTTGAAAAAAATCTCAACTCTCTGGAGCGCTTGACGAAGGAACTGAGCAACTTAAGAACGGATGTGATGGCAGAAGTTGAGCGTGAGGAGAAGGAGGAGGTACCACAGCGTAGGCGTAAGAATGAAGTGGGTGGTTGGCTCAGCGCTGTACAAGCCATGGAAGAAGAAGTGGAAGAAATATTGCAAAATGGGCGTCAAGAAATCCAACAGAAATGTCTCGGAACCTGTCCCAAGAATTGTAGGTCAAGATACAGGCTGGGGAAGACTGTGACTGAAAAGATTAATGCTGTGACTGAATTAACGGACAAAGGGCATTTTGATGTTGTGACTGATAGGTTGCCTCGTGCTCCGGTGGATGAGAGGCCGATGGGGAAGACTGTGGGCTTAGACTTGATGTTCGAGAAGGTTCGGAGATGCCTGGAAGATGAGCAAGTAAGAAGTATTGGGTTGTATGGAATTGGGGGTGTTGGAAAAACGACCCTCTTGCGGAAAATCAATAATGAGTATTTTGGTAAAAGTAACGATTTTGATGTGGTGATATGGGTAGTGGTGTCGAAACCAATCAGCATagaaaaaattcaagaagtGATTCTGAAGAAATTAACGACCCCAGAGCACAACTGGAAGAGTAGTAGCAAGGAGGAGAAGACTGCAGAAATATTCAAGTTGTTGAAAGCCAAAAACTTTGTGATATTGCTTGATGATATGTGGGAGCGACTCGATCTCTTGGAGGTGGGGATCCCTGATTTGAGTGATCAAACGAAGTCCAGAGTAGTACTCACTACGAGATCTGAACGAGTATGCGATGAAATGGAAGTTCATAAGAGGATGAGGGTAGAGTGTTTGACACCGGATGAAGCATTTTCTCTGTTCTGTGATAAGGTTGGTGAGAATATCCTGAATTCACATCCGGATATAAAAAGGCTTGCTAAGATTGTTGTTGAAGAATGTAAAGGACTGCCACTTGCCCTCATCGTCATTGGGCGATCCATGGCTAGCATGAAAACTCCTCGGGAGTGGGAGCAAGCATTACAAATGCTGAAGAGTTACCCAGCAGAGTTTTCAGGTATGGGAGATCATGtatttccaattttgaaattcagTTACGATCACTTGTACAATCCTATCATCAAATCATGTTTCCTATATTGTTCTTTATTCCCCGAAGACCATGAAATTTGGAATGAAGAACTCATAGATCTTTGGATCGGGGAGGGGTTTCTGAACAAATTTGCTGATATACACAAAGCACGCAACCAAGGAGATGAGATTATTAGAAGCTTAAAACTTGCATGTCTCTTGGAAGGTGATGTATCGGAATACACTTGTAAGATGCATGATGTGATCCGTGACATGGCTCTTTGGTTATCATGTGAATCTGGGGAAGAAAATCACAAAAGTTTTGTACTAGAACATGTTGAGTTGATTGAAGCATATGAAATTGTGAAATGGAAAGAAGCTCAACGGATTTCACTATGGCATTCTAATATCAATGAAGGACTCTCTCTATCACCCCGTTTCCTCAATCTCCAAACTTTGATTTTGAGACATAGTAACATGAAGTCACTTCCAATTGGATTCTTCCAATTCATGCCTGTCATAAGAGTTTTGAATTTGTCAAATAATGCAAATTTAGTAGAGTTACCTTTGGAGATTTGTAAATTAGAGAGTTTGGAATATCTAAATCTAGAATGGACGAGAATAAAAATGATGCCTAAAGAGCTGAAGAATTTGACAAAACTGAGGTGTTTGATGTTAGACTATGTAGAGGGGCTTGAAGTAATTCCATCAAATGTGATATCTTGCCTTCTAAATTTGCAGATGTTTAGAATGATGCACTTCTTTTTCTCGGATATTATGGAATATGATGCAGTTGGAGTGTTGCAGGAGATGGAGTGCTTGGAATACCTGAGTTGGATAAGTATCAGCTTATTTACAGTCCCAGCTGTTCAAAAATATCTCACCTCCTTGATGCTGCAGAAGCGCATACGAGAGCTAAACCTGATGGCGTGCCCAGGTTTGAAGGTGGTGGAGCTGCCACTTTCGACTTTGCAAACACTCACTGTGCTTGGATTTGATCGTTGTGATGATTTGGAACgtgttaaaataaatatgggacTGTCTCGAGGTCATATCTCAAACTCAAACTTCCACAACCTTGTTAAGGTGTTTATTTTGGGGTGTCGATTCTTGGACCTAACCTGGCTTATTTATGCTCCAAGCCTTGACTATGGAAGAAATTATAGGGAGTGA
- the LOC100249745 gene encoding protein OXIDATIVE STRESS 3 has product MAKSDHIQVFGSPCSIMIYDHEKGAKQRDDNWVIMEADGEDDDSNYNPRSSSSSLEDSITSHGSSASSSDLVDDASSSSTSYSSVSPSHSSGPLYELAELMAQLPIKRGLSKYYEGKSQSFTSLSSVRSIEDLAKKESPYRRKMKVCKSYGGGLDTHKAYTLPRAIISKKRGSAASLSLLSRRGSFVNSCRPPMIPVQKNL; this is encoded by the exons ATGGCTAAAAGTGACCACATCCAAGTGTTTGGGAGTCCATGTtcaattatgatatatgatcatgagaagggtGCAAAGCAAAGAGATGATAATTGGGTTATCATGGAAGCTGATGGTGAAGATGATGATAGTAACTACAACCCTAGATCATCATCTTCCTCCCTTGAAGATTCAATCACTTCCCATGGATCATCAGCATCTTCTTCAGACTTGGTAGATGATGCTTCTTCATCAAGTACTTCATATTCATCTGTATCTCCTTCCCATTCCAGTGGGCCATTGTATGAATTAGCAGAGCTCATGGCACAGCTGCCCATCAA GAGAGGACTTTCCAAGTATTATGAAGGCAAGTCGCAGTCTTTTACATCTCTGTCAAGTGTGAGGAGCATAGAAGATCTAGCAAAGAAAGAGAGTCCTTacagaagaaaaatgaaggtaTGTAAAAGCTATGGAGGTGGGTTGGATACCCACAAGGCATATACTCTTCCTAGGGCGATTATATCAAAGAAGAGGGGTTCTGCTGCATCTCTATCTTTGCTAAGTAGACGAGGCAGTTTTGTGAATAGCTGTAGGCCTCCTATGATTCCTGTGCAGAAGAATTTGTGA